caaaatatgacgtttaccgtgaacgtgttgtttatttaattaatacTTGCATTActtattgtgacgccgggcccggcaatgattagaactgtttgcaagtacagcagataaattcttttcgcgggtatcatatttgcattcccacgtgtttcttcggagacgtcgttggtttacttccagaaagctatacgcttgtctagaacGTAGCAATTCAATGGATAGCGAAACCAGCCCAGCCAAAACCGAAACACAACCAACATGGAGGCAACCAACATGGATACGAACCAAAAGAACTGAAATGCTTATACCACTGAAATACATAACGTGCCGCGAGAAATTAAGGTTGATTTTCCAACACCAAAGTCTCCTAGTACTATGATTTTAAACAATAAATCACTGTGAACAAAAGGGGAGAGTAAAAATCAATTCCGCGtaacaagaaagaaacaaaatggaagGTTCGGTAGcaccacaggcaccccaagctcacaacgcgatctatATAAGTATTATCTAGtgagagagtttaatggtgaaaagagttaaaaattaagtcaagttaaaaaactgaacgtctttctcacgaaataaactttccctacctcaaatatgttgttcacttttgtttttgtgtcaattcattacccattgccgagatagtgaaatccgtacgcgtttatacactctcaagcgaagcgaaggctgcacactcgtcacctccggagccccacatcactccacaatttgatctcccttcgCAAGCAGAAgtcctcaatcccgataaaatttccatttccatatagcccaatgatattccctccacatacatgttatttagcgctcgtaagagtcgtgaagaacaagaaaatccgagaaaacTTCAGTTTTTTAGCAATCTGCCTATGCGTGACCATAgttgtgcgcctatcgaggaattacgcgacccaaatcttgaatttcctaagctgctctgattggttctggcGCGTGATAACTGAAATTATCATTGCTCATTGCTCCGTGATTAGCGCTtgacttttttttgtgctttgatattttctttgttcctttgtttatatgttctattgtttaatgttttgtcttgttcttgtttactaggttttcggtatatgtacgaaagttttccaactactcgtttctctgcgtttgtgctgtcattatggacggcttgtttagcgacgaggagctttttcttacacaaaatagtttttcggaAGAAAGAGTAGAAGACAATTTTAGTATTGATTCTATTTTGGACGGCCTAGTAGCTTGTGATGAGCCTGTTTCACAAAATTCAACGCCCGGAAACTTCAACTAAGATTGAgttttcaaaggcttttgacacgaGTAATGAAGCCGTGTCACTTTCTGATTCCATTGGTAGTCAAAAGGCGCCATTAAAGCGTGAAGTTGAGCTAGAAGAGGAAACCACTCGTAAATTTTCTAAGAGTTGCGATGAAGCTAGAATTCCTGAAACCAAAGCTATGACATTCAATCAGTGTACCTTTATAATCTCTAAAGACtagaaactaaattgaaatgaaacatgtatTTTCTCTCTATATTGTTTGTAGTGAAGTATATTTGGAGATGACATTATTGTCGTAAATTTTGgcggaaatttttcaagtagatgaatttgattttctcaggaagagcaaggttcatttgaataattggaaagtaaaaaaaaaattatgagggaTGTATTTGTATAAATCCCTGAAACGAgggatttatacagataaatcccTCATTTACAATGCAATTCAATTCATTAGCCCCGCTCTTCCTTGCTACATTATCAAGCCCTCCCCGTACTTTCAGTtagtttaatattcatgaagtatgtaaattaaataaaggatgttgaataataaaagaaaatgtgtgattcatgaaataagagaatgttaaagctttagctgaaattcatgtttggataaaaagaaCGCTGTGTCTCAATTTCTGAAAGCCGGACGAGGTTTTTCAAATACCTGGTAtccggcagtccgtattttgttgatagTAGAAATAGGCACCTAGCAGGCGCATGCGACTACAGCGGAGATGTACGAGGCGAAAATATGGAAGTAGAATATTTGTCGAATATTCTGTTAGGGGTAGTTCCATATATGAAAAATAATGCACAATATTTTTGATGAGAGATTCTTGAATTTGAGAgtttgttttggattttctcCCCCAAAAGCCCCATGAAAGAACAAGAAATGGCTCTGAATAATTATGGCGTGTTGGTTATTTCTGGACTATTTGTTGGGTTTATAAATTTTCAACGACCGTAAAGAAGAACAAAGCGCTTTTATTAAACTGGAAGAGGTTCACAAAAATACAGCCTTTACAGAATACAAATTGCCACTCTGTAGTTTCTGGAGTGGCAAATAACTATACAAACTATTGCCTGTTTTTCTTGTGCCGTCATCTGGCTGTTCCCCACACCCGAGGTTAGCAAGGGCTTGCAAAATAGGAGTGCTGGTGTTATCAAACTCATCCCAACAAGTGGCTTTTCCCTTTCCAGAGAGACTCCCAGTAACATTTGCTCCGGTCAACACATGAAATGCTGGCAGCGCAGCCGTCTTAGTGGGCCCAAGGGCGTCTGCGAGTGACTTCAGGTTGGTAACTCTACGACTACTGCCGGTCCCAGGAACAAAGCAAGAGTTTGAGCACAAATCTGGATACCGTCGGAGAGCCAAAACAAGAACATCAGTGTCAGGAGAATATTTGGAGAGTTGGGTAGCACCTTGAGCAGAGGCATCCAGAGCATGTAATAATCTTTGTGTCGGCTTCTTCTTTTGTACTTTGTAAATGCCTGACGTCTCTGTGCATTGACTCACATTCCATTCCCCAAGCCACAACGACTTGTCTTTCATTAGCATTATCTTTCCGGCATTCTTTGTGAGAAACGTAGTAAGTTTGCCCTTGGTCTTTGAATGAGCAAGAACCTTCTTCATCGGCACCTTCGTTCATGATGGTcatgtcaaattccccaccctaGGGTTATTAATATTTTGTGCGATTGTAATCCCAGTCCTGGGAAAAAGACATCACAGTGACAACCCCGTAGGGGGGCCGACTTCACCATGGGGCTTAACACTGATAGGTGCACAACAAACGAGAGAGGTCTCTGTGGAAAATAGGAAGAGGGGAAAAGATGTCCGACATATCGAActaagaaaatgaaacagaacaGACTTGTAAACAATGAAACAATTTAGGCCTCAGACTGCATTCTTGCATTGGATGTATTTCCAGAAATCCCCGCCATGCTGAACTACGGCGAAAGGTTGGAGCACGTGCGAGCAAAGCAACTGGTGATTTTGTATCGTTTGACAATCGGCAATCGTCAGAAAGGTTTACTAATATTCGAATTCCCTGTGCGGTGAAGCATGTCACTAAGTGCTTAGGTTGCAGGTTAAAGaacaaataacaaatacaaattttaaaaaaatatatttgtaacaatatttttttaagaatgAAACAGATCAGTAGGAAATTTTTGCGGAAGAGATTACGAGAATGACATTAGGGTTACACAATAGGGACGATATTTATTTGCAAACActgatgtcaaatttcttttgatattcaaatttgccaaccaGTGAACAAAAGGCCCTTTCGTTTCACCAGCCAATAAGGCTCAGGTTGGTACATTAATTACAATAGGTGACGTCATCGGTATCTTCGCTATATAATTAGTCTAAAGATAGGTGACAGGTGATGGATGAGGGGTGGCAGGTGACGGGTGAAATGGACTTTACATTTCAAGTTCActctttcaaaattttttgtgttcttttgttATTGAGTTTGGATAAATATTGCATTTGGCCTGGAATAAATCTTTGCCAATTCCTGACTTGCAGCTTAAAATGTACAAAATGTCTATTTTGagaaaataagcaaatttgaGAGAGCTATACTGGTCTACacagagctatacagagctGTACACAGTTTCGGGGGGCTATACACAACTATACAGAGCTATGAAGgtctatacagagctatacagggctgtACAGAACTATACAAAGCTATTTGGATGGAGGAATGTACCCGACTGTGTTTTGAACCTTCTGGTGTTATTTGGGGGCACTTCCTTCTAATTAGCCTCATAATACGTTGGGCCAATCCAGCAGCAAAAGTCACATGGGTACATGCAAtacaccaataattattactccTTCATGCCAGAAACTATACCCTGGCACCAGTGGTCCATTGTAAAAATAAATATCCATGGAAAACCAAAACAGATGACTTAAAGTAAAAAGAAACAGCATGTAAGagagcaaaaatatcatttttctaAAGAAGAAATCCACCAGACCTTGCTACAATGTAACGTTCCAAGTCTCAGGGATCAGTCATGTACTTCTTCTGAATCTGTGCTTTAGTGAGTTCATACATAGATTCACACAGGTGCCTTCACCAAGTAAACTGATGGCAAAAAGCAATCCTTTCAAAACTGGTTTATGGAAAGAATCACGTAAATATGACAAAGCTTAGTACTTTGAAAAAAGTtaatttgcatgatggcgttatTTTACTACCAAAACCAGAATGCTTTgacaaaatttgtcttttcCCTTGGGAACAAAGAGACAATTGGATAACATGACAATGGACACCACTAACGGCATTCTTACTATCAGAGTTGTGTTTTCACAAAGTTTTATTGAATCTTGTGCAAGAGACTGAATATTTCTCAGCAAAGTATCATAATTATGTAAGCATAGCGTCTATTTTGCCTCTGTCATGTTTTTAAGATTTTGAAATGGAGGGGTCATTATCCTGACTATTTATTCTGGTCTTCATAACTCTGAATGATTGAGGATTGACTGTACTGCAATGTTAATTGGCAAAGAGAaaatggttgttgttgttgttgaatagAGATGATTGAAATCATTCTTTTATATTTAAGTttatattttacattttcaagTTAAATGTAGGGACATGTACGAGTAGATGAAATTTTTCCCGGCAGTTTAGTCTTAGCTTTTAAACTGATCAATATAGATGGGTTGTTTTATAGGGACGTTGCCATCTGTTAAACCAAAAAATGCATTCTTAAAAATTGGTGAATCCTAAGGCCAATGTTAAGATCTTCAGCTTCTCAAACAATCTCAATGTAAAAACTATTACATGCTTGTTgatacttaaaaaaaagaattagacTTTATTTTGTCATCTGTTCAGTAAGTAGATTACTAAAGAGGTTTAGCTGTAGTTATAATAACTTCTTACAAATACATTCACGAAAGCATTTTTGTGTTATTTTGATATTGTGATGGATCATCTTTCACTTGTTAGCCTGTTGATAAAGGCCTGCAACCTCCTGTACAAAACTGCTCCAGACTCCATGACTGAAAAGAAGAGTTCACAATAATCTGTTTCAGAACATGTTTGCCAAACATAGCTTACTTGGACTTCTTAAAAGCGCTACTATAATTTGTTCCAGACTGTACACacgaataatgataataaaatataacatCTTCTTAGGTTGAGCTTGTACAATCATCAAACCAGAATTTTCTCTCAACTGTTGTAATTATAGAACTAAATCTATCAAAACTGTGCAAGTATGTGCAAGAGTGTTTGTTGCCTTCACAAAATATGTTACTCGTGAAATAAAGGGTTGGGCACTTGACCACAGGTTGAGCATAAGTACCCAGATGCCCAAAAGGCGTTTGCATGGTGCAGACAACCTAGTTGGAATGCATTTTGGTTACATTTCTCAGTTACAGTGAGTGACGTTTGTTATCAATCAACAGACAATTAAAACCATTCCATGGACTTTTAAAAACCTCTTGATTTCAGCTGTTCCGAAATTGTTTATTCATCTCTGAGGTGCAGGTATCACATACAAATGACGTGTTAGCTGATTGTTATGCTTGTCCCAGGAATGTTGCTCCACCTAGGAATGGGATTAATTATGTTAAGTGTACTGCGAAATCTGTCACAGAGCTATGGGGAACCAGTCTTTGTTTCCCACAGTAACTGGAGCAAATTATTAAGTGCTGTGTCTTGTCCTGGTAGCTACATGTAGTGATTGTCTCCAGAATGCATTCTCTATTTTGAGGCAAACTGAGTGTCGTATGCCTTTTGAAGAAATCAACTAAAAGGAAGTTGAACACATGCATGAGATATAGCAACATTGCGTGGCTAGTGTTTGTGTGTGCCCACTTTGCTTGAAGTTAAGCAAGTTCACAAGTGGAAAAGAAGCAGAGACTTCAGAAGTCATGCATGGCTGGCTTCCCAGCCCGGGGAaagggactcatatatgaaacagacggggatgctcgtcgtctcgctcaggggtgtaaattttggattttggtttcgcttagggtgttccgggcaaagtgccaatattttaagccaccgccaaggtctcgtttagggttccgcgaagaaacacagaattacgcgaagggaaacagaagtcaaattttcttttttctccttttttttgttatttaagcagtctcttttaggggtcaaaatttgcttatgccacacccagatggtctcctttaggggttaaattcaaaatttccgaccaGCATCCCTGTCTGCTCCATATAGGAGTTCCCCCCCCGGGCTTCCCAGGCATTGCCGTAGGAACATCCTTGAAAAGTTTTCTTGCCTTTCTAAAAGGGAAACAGTACCCGAGTTTAAGTTCTAACGCAGGAATTGATACAACGTGGAGTTGACAATTCCTGCTTAAAAAATCTTCACTTCATATGATACTATGACAAACCGATTAGATCACCTGTTTGATCCGATTTGCATGAGCGGGATTATTGTCAACGGTTGCTTGCTGAATGTTCGAGTTTTTAAAGGTTGCTTAGCTGTTTGACTTTTGCTGATGGTTTCACATCCACCATTTCCTTGACGATCTTGGTAAGGCGTGCGTTTAGATCATGCAGCCTATAGATGCTCAGGTGAATGAAACACTGCAGGGTGTCAGAGTCCCATTCGAAAAAGTGTTACGTTATGATTGCGAAGAAATGAAGTTGTGAGGCTTCCAAGAGTTCCAAAGATTGCAGTACTTTGTCAGGCGTGTTTCGCACTCGACTCCATGCCTTTGCAGGCAATGACGCGATTGAGACTGAGAACGAGTCTGTCGTAATGCAACAAACCCTTCCCCCTTACTGTACCTTGTGCCATCTTCGGTCTTCGTAGATATTTGCCGGTGTTTTACCatcatttgaaagaaaacttcagCTTTACAGACAGCCGACTGTGCACAAAGTTCATCAGTGATAACGAACGATTAACATTCCCGCTATGAATCCAGAATAGTAGGTTTAGTTAGTAGTCTGTTCTCCATGTTCTTCCTCTTTTGAACATCATTCTACGTGTCAGTTGGAATTTGACTCTTACTCGCAGAATTTCTCCTGCTTTGGTTAACAGTGATTATTTGTTCAAGCTTCTACTTATCGGAGACTCTGGCGTTGGGAAATCATGCCTTCTTCTTCGGTTTGCGGTTGGTATTTGAGTTTACTTCATGTTCTTTTTCCGTCTACCTTATTGCCAAATGCGTTGGCTACAGACGACTGGTCATTACCTTTATGTACGCCAATCGTTGTTCATTTTCGCTCTTTGCTGCAATTTATAGGACGACACGTACACAGAGAGCTACATAAGCACAATCGGCGTCGATTTTGTAAGTTATATCACCAAATTTTATCTTCCTTTCTCTGCACTAAAGTGCTAAATTTGGCGATTAAGAAGAGAACGGTATTATATCTTTAAACTTTAATATTTTTGTGCTTTCTTCAGAAAATAAGAACCATAGAATTAGATGGCAAAACAATAAAGCTGCAAATTGTAAGTATGACataaagaattttctttcagatccCAGTTGAATTAATTAGTTAATCAGAGAAAGAATAGGCCAGTACCGTACGTCTTGCAATGTGCTTTACTCGCGTGGAAAAAAGTTATTGTAGTAGAGATTGGTTATCATTTCgttgttctttgatttcttaTTCTTTAGTGGGACACGGCAGGCCAAGAGCGATTCCGAACGATCACTTCTAGTTACTACCGGGGTGCTCATGGAATTATCGTCGTTTATGATGTTACAGATCAGGTATAACAACCCTTAAACTTGCAATGTTTCCgctcttttgattttttttttcacatttacCCACAATAGTTTTTTAACTTCGAGAACCAAATTTAGACTTCCATTGCTTGAATTTTCAAACCGGCCCCGcagacatcttttttttttgataatagAACAGTTTCTTATTTCATTTTAAGCTAGTGCCTGCTCATTCTTTCAGTTTACTTCAGTGTGATCTATAAAGAACTCTGCTGCTTTGTCTTAGacttataaaaaaaatgaaaaaaaaaatcatttcagaATGCTATTGTGGTTATTACATATTTGAGTCATCAACAATTTTTGGAGGCTTGCAATACTGATTTGCATATGTATTTATATCACACcatttgtgaaaacaaaagctCTTTCGCACATTATTATCAATGATATGCATTAAGATTATGTACTAAGGTAAGAATGAGTGCAAATTCATGGCAATCATTTTAAGTCTGTATGAGTGACTATCTGTTTTGTTCCTAAGCCAAGGATAGCAATTTGATGATAGTGATGAcgatgatcattattattattaaacctTGACACATAAGTGGGGCAATAAGTATTGCTATTTATGGGAGTAGGGTTATCATACTATTAATGTTCCCCTAACCCCAATTTTGCTCtattaattttcaaaaagaatGAATAATGTGGGGAAGATTAAGAAAATCCATCAAATTCTCGCAAGTCTGTGAAGGTTTGAAGTTGCGATGTTTCAGTTCATGGCCACATGAAAGGAGGTCTGAAATGTAATGTATTTGTGATGTCAGGAGGGGAAGCCAATTGCTTTACTTTTGAGGAGCTTGTGCAATCAACTTTCGTTCACCTAAAGTTTCTGGCCTCAAAATCTCTTAAGTTTGACCTTCCGGTATGGAAATAATTTAGaatcagctaaaatataaaTTGGCAACCACACACCTATTGGGCATATTCTAGACAAAAAATTTTTCGTCTCTTTGGTCTCTCACTTGCCCAGTTGACATTTTATACCAGACTTGGATCCTATCTCCAGTAAACTTGGTGGTGAACTTAAGTGGCATGTATttaaagaattttgaaaattcacagaaaattgAGGAAGTAACTCATAACTCTTATTTTTTCACCAACATGATcaagaacaaaatcattcttTGTTGGCTAACAAACAAATTCAGGgcttaggtgcactttaagaaGGCTACTGGTTTGAAGTTTTTCAACTCAGGAATGAGAGATTTTCCCATGGTATCATtccggtaaaaaaaaaaacaaacaaacaaattttggCATTGTAACCAATAAGAGTTATTCAAATCATTTTAGTTTCAGGGAGAAAGTAGTTAACATGAAATCCATGGACATTGGTTCTTTTTTGGCATTGATTATTATCATTCTTCTGTTTGCCTGAGTAACCACAAAGCATTGGATCAAATGAGTTTATAATATGGCATTAACCAAATTAACCATGCACAAGTCATGATTTTGAATTATTCATCGAACCCCAATTTGATGATGTTGTTCTTTTGCACATCAGGAATCCTTTAACAATGTCAAGCAGTGGTTACAGGAAATCGACCGGTATGCTTGTGAAAATGTTAATAAACTTCTCGTGGGAAATAAATGTGACCTCACAACAAAGAAAGTAGTGGACTTCACAACAGCAAaggtatattttttttcttttaatggtCCTTGATAGAGGTGGAttctgaaaataaataaaaaagggcACAGTGTTATCTTTGAATGAGATTGTCCTTGTTTGCTGACACAACAGCGATGCTtttcaacattgttttgttgtgtCACCAAAGCACTGTTGGATTAGCAATCACCCAGAATCTTGTTGAACATTTGGATTCCACAAGCTCAAAATAATTTCTTAATGCTCTCTTCTTTCCTTAGGAATATGCTGATTCACTGGGGATACCATTCTTGGAAACAAGTGCGAAGAGTGCTACAAATGTTGAGCAGGCATTTATGACAATGGCAGCAGAAATTAAGCATCGTATGGGACCAGCCCCAGCACAAGCTGGAACAAGTAATGTCAAGATCAATTCCAGTACACCAGTTAAGCAAGGAGGGGGTGGATGCTGTTAGTTGCAAGGCAAAGACTTTGTCTACTAAAGCTTTTGGTTCAAGTATGTGCTTGTGGAAATGATAGTAGGGCCCCATTATACATGTAATATTCTTCTGTCTTTGAATGTATCCAAtccttttttttggaaaatggtGTAATTGGGAGTACTAGTGATTGGTTAATTGACGGTCAAGTTCTCCATTgtgttgaaggaaaaaaaagcagCAAAGATGAATTTTGAAGACAGTTTTAAGCTTTCTCTTGCTTATTTCTTTGACCCAAGTCCtcttctttaattttgttttcaattaagGTTCCCAAATTATATTGACAAAATGCGTCAGGACAAACTGGTGGCATAGTATTGTATGCTAATGAACACAGTTGAGACAGAGCTGGagtttttgctgttttacagCCTCAAGATATTGTTGAATAAAAGCTGTTGATCAACATCACACTTTGTGGGAAagtcttaataattattttagtttacATCATATTGTATTTCTTGTGTTCAATCCCAATGCAGTGTCTCATTTAGTATTTCGTACTAATAGACAGAAAGGTATAGTTTTACAAGGATTTTGACTCATTTtaaaccaaaaattaaaaataaacaattttgtGATATTTTAGAGCTCGTTTCTTAtagtcaagaaaaaaatatgtagtttacataattttgtgcaaaataataatgatgttaTTCTGCTAACAAGCGATTTATTATTCAATAAGAATTTTTGTGCATGTATTTCATCATAGTATGAGCAAATGTTGCTTATTGAAGCAACTTGGATGAAAGATGCAAGAAGGGTTTAGTTCAGCCAAGGCCTAGAGAAGGTCTCCATATTCCTCTGGAGTGTCCCTTGATGGTGACACAAAAAATAGTGCATCTTGGGATACTGTTGTGTGAATCAAACTTGTAACATTCCAATGAAGGAAGAAATAAAACATTAATTCTGAAAGGTGGGCTTACATAAATGTTCTCTGGAACCATATTTTCAGAAAAGGCCAGAATATAATAATTACAGAAAATACTAGAACTGAAAGGGGCTAGGTCatgcaattttaggcaatttcagcattgatcaagtggtcatagaattaactgaaatgacaaaataacggctcaaaactatagaaaaactcaaacaaaacacaggaaagctaagaagggacaaggatggacaaaactggggaggattgaaatggattgcatttgggtaaatttgaaaaaggtcagcccaccttttttcaaatttatatcagtttatgtgaaaatgtcatttaaatagctggaaaatcattctcagttgttatgtggccgcgattctgaaaatgaaagactctcgctctgccaatttgacatTTAgggctcataactaacaaaataaaacaaaattacctaaaacagcgtgacctagccccttaaagctaacctgcgatcaggcgtcccttttgtttttgtcggggcgggaaacgaacaaaaacaaaagggacccCTGATCACAGGTTACCTTAAAGCAAAACATGATAACCAATTTTCCAAGGTTCAGACAgattgaaatgaagaaaaatttgTTATAACATTGTGCCACATGTATTGAACGACCAGGTGACCAAAAACTTTCTTAGTCAAACCATTACTCCTGCTAGAAACATTTTTTCTCTCTTGTTCTTTGATGAAGGTCGTCCAACACACAAACATACTGAAATACCCGAGGTAATATTTACAAGTCATGAAGTGTCTCCCAGACACATTGTATAAACAGAACCCAAACCAAACAGTATTTTATCAGATTCTTAGGAGTAAAGGGACACCTTGAGATGCCTATGCAAAGCagcttgaatctcattatgcagctGCTGTGTTGGCAAGGTCTTTGAGGTGAATTAAATGTGGCCTTTTACCTGAAAACCATTGTTTTTGGTAGAGAGAGTAATTTAGGACAATTTTATGGTGTGAGGCCATCAGCAGTAACAGTTACAAAAGCAAACTCAGGGCCACATTATTACTACTTGAAACTTTATTATTACtcagtaatagtaataacaacaataatggCCGAAGAAAGTGACAATAGTGTTAGTTGTGATTGGAGCATTAGGGGCTGTATTTGATATGTTGGAATTACGTTTTATTACTATAGTAGTTACTTGCTCTCAAGGGAAGTGATTGACCAGGCCAGGAGCACCTTTTAGGCCTGTGATACTgtacaataatgatgatgatgataataataataataattttttataacttaaaacatattttaatagaccatttcagtCATGCAAACTGAGGAAATACAGGTCTTGCAAGGCCTGAGGTGCCTTGAAGCCCTGCTGACGTGAGTTGGTGTTTGATAGGGGAGGACACCAGAGTACTCAGAGAAAGTCTGATTTAGAAATCGCTAAGTAATACAGCATGGATTTTCTCACCAGATGTCACTTATCCAGTTACCAACCTTGTCCAACAAGACTTAACTTCAGTGAGCAGATGGAAACCAGAGTTGCCCCACATTAGAAGCTCATTATAGGGTGTATTCTGGCCTCATCAACTATAGCCTTACGGCACTCTAGAAATGAGGAAGGAAACATCTTACCTCTCCcattaatagtaattattgtttcttgATTCACTCAATAAAAATAAGCCACAAAATCAATTCCTTTGTACCATAGGTTTGGTCATTGTCAAGTAAAGGAGTTCAATAGAAAATTTGCTAATATCTGCACatcagggcccagttcctcaacgcccgattaagctaaccctggattagtggaaaattttaattgctatttctttaccacTAAAGAAGGGattgcaacaaaattgtggcccaaaaaggttataaattataaattacttttccttaaacctaaatcttgtgaaaaatcctactttaatggtaaataaatagccattaaaattttcca
This genomic window from Acropora muricata isolate sample 2 chromosome 2, ASM3666990v1, whole genome shotgun sequence contains:
- the LOC136896443 gene encoding ras-related protein ORAB-1; this encodes MNPEYDYLFKLLLIGDSGVGKSCLLLRFADDTYTESYISTIGVDFKIRTIELDGKTIKLQIWDTAGQERFRTITSSYYRGAHGIIVVYDVTDQESFNNVKQWLQEIDRYACENVNKLLVGNKCDLTTKKVVDFTTAKEYADSLGIPFLETSAKSATNVEQAFMTMAAEIKHRMGPAPAQAGTSNVKINSSTPVKQGGGGCC